From Calothrix sp. PCC 6303, a single genomic window includes:
- a CDS encoding GNAT family N-acetyltransferase, with protein MKNATKALFNDAAAILKLQKLAFQSEAEFYDDFDIPPLTQTLDELISDFAYKVFLKVEIQDKIVGSVRGYQIGNTCHIERLIVHPDYQGKGIGTALMEQVELCFDKAQRFELFTGYKSERNINLYERLGYKIFKSEEVNKKLSFVFMEKQKLCESNNYLNVI; from the coding sequence ATGAAAAACGCTACAAAAGCTCTGTTTAACGATGCAGCAGCTATTCTCAAACTACAAAAGCTAGCATTTCAGAGTGAAGCGGAATTTTACGACGACTTTGACATTCCACCACTCACGCAAACTCTAGACGAGTTAATAAGCGATTTCGCATATAAAGTTTTTTTAAAGGTAGAAATTCAAGATAAGATTGTCGGCTCAGTTAGAGGCTATCAAATAGGAAATACTTGCCATATTGAGCGGCTGATTGTTCATCCTGATTATCAGGGAAAAGGCATTGGTACAGCCTTGATGGAGCAAGTCGAATTATGTTTTGATAAAGCGCAGCGTTTTGAGTTATTTACCGGATACAAAAGTGAACGTAATATTAATCTTTATGAGCGGCTTGGCTATAAGATATTCAAAAGTGAAGAAGTAAACAAAAAATTATCGTTTGTATTCATGGAAAAACAGAAGTTATGCGAATCCAATAACTATTTGAATGTCATTTAA
- a CDS encoding GNAT family N-acetyltransferase, with translation MEVVLANFEHLEEVSKLFDQYRVFYKQSSDLEAAKAFLQERFQKNDSTVLVAFDNDLIVGFTQLYPSCSSVSMKPVWILNDLFVEEAHRKKGVAKSLIRAAENFARKTGAIRIILATQTSNTAAQSLYESLGYIKDRDFYHYAVKL, from the coding sequence ATGGAAGTTGTTCTAGCTAATTTTGAGCATCTTGAGGAAGTATCGAAGTTATTTGATCAATATCGTGTTTTCTATAAACAGTCCTCAGATCTCGAAGCCGCAAAAGCCTTTCTTCAGGAGCGTTTCCAAAAAAATGATTCTACTGTGCTTGTAGCTTTTGATAATGATCTGATAGTTGGATTTACCCAGCTTTACCCTAGCTGTTCTTCAGTCTCAATGAAACCTGTCTGGATTTTGAATGATTTATTTGTGGAGGAAGCACATCGAAAAAAAGGTGTTGCCAAGTCTCTTATAAGGGCAGCCGAGAATTTTGCACGGAAAACAGGAGCAATCCGAATTATTTTAGCAACCCAAACCTCTAATACTGCCGCTCAATCTCTCTATGAATCACTGGGATATATCAAGGATCGAGACTTTTACCACTATGCGGTAAAGTTATAG
- a CDS encoding GNAT family N-acetyltransferase, with translation MIEIIEADLSLTTHAEAIVHLMDEYALDPMGGGQGLSDYVKQNLPTELAKRKTAHVILAFVDAKPAGLVVCLEGFSTFACKPLLNIHDVIVSLPYRGRGLSKLLLEKAEAIAVSLDCCKLTLEVLEGNHVAQSAYKACGFSGYELNPQMGKALFWEKKLEQGTDKSKNPSN, from the coding sequence ATGATTGAAATTATTGAAGCAGATCTGAGTTTAACTACCCACGCAGAAGCTATAGTTCACTTAATGGATGAATATGCACTCGATCCGATGGGTGGTGGGCAAGGTTTATCTGACTACGTTAAGCAAAATCTTCCAACAGAACTGGCAAAGAGAAAAACGGCTCATGTAATTCTCGCATTTGTCGATGCCAAACCCGCAGGACTTGTTGTTTGTTTAGAGGGATTTTCGACGTTTGCCTGTAAACCGTTACTGAATATTCACGATGTCATTGTTTCTTTACCATACCGTGGTAGAGGCTTATCGAAATTACTACTTGAAAAAGCAGAAGCGATCGCGGTTAGTTTAGATTGCTGTAAACTCACGCTAGAGGTACTGGAAGGAAACCATGTTGCCCAGTCAGCATACAAAGCATGTGGATTCAGTGGGTATGAGCTAAATCCTCAGATGGGAAAAGCACTATTTTGGGAGAAAAAATTAGAACAGGGAACTGATAAATCGAAAAATCCCAGCAATTGA
- the hemJ gene encoding protoporphyrinogen oxidase HemJ: MAYLWFKSLHILGFVAWFAGLFYLPRLFIYHIEAEERQEPIKTALKQEYSRIEKLLYKLIMMPAMIFTIAMAIGIISTEPDILKQTWLHVKLFFVLLLIAFHFYCGRLIVQLETENCSINSLQMRRINEVPTILLGLVVLLAIFKNSLPMTITAWGTAIVVSIFAVIIQLYAGKRRLEKQEESSLPS, encoded by the coding sequence ATGGCATATCTTTGGTTCAAGTCACTCCACATTCTGGGATTTGTAGCTTGGTTTGCAGGCTTGTTTTATTTGCCTCGTCTATTCATTTATCATATCGAAGCCGAAGAACGCCAAGAACCTATCAAAACTGCCTTGAAGCAAGAGTATAGCCGGATCGAGAAGCTGCTTTACAAATTGATTATGATGCCAGCAATGATATTTACAATTGCAATGGCAATCGGAATTATCTCCACTGAGCCAGATATCTTAAAGCAAACTTGGCTTCATGTGAAGCTTTTCTTTGTTTTGTTATTAATAGCGTTTCATTTCTACTGTGGGAGGTTGATAGTTCAGTTAGAGACAGAAAACTGCTCCATCAACAGTTTACAAATGCGACGAATCAATGAAGTACCTACTATTTTGCTTGGTTTAGTAGTGTTGTTAGCAATCTTCAAAAACAGCTTGCCAATGACTATTACAGCTTGGGGAACGGCAATTGTAGTCTCAATCTTTGCTGTCATTATTCAGCTTTATGCAGGTAAAAGACGCTTAGAAAAGCAAGAAGAATCTAGTCTTCCTAGTTAG
- the acsF gene encoding magnesium-protoporphyrin IX monomethyl ester (oxidative) cyclase has protein sequence MEYVENTQLNTKILVKETLISPGFYTTNIRKLSNVDTVSFQEIFNNAVANLKNDYSKDKYIRDDRFNQSWDHIQGEAQELIIKLLEMYCAAEYSGFILYKELSYQLKETNSILSDGFSLMSRDEARHASFLNKALLDFHVRPSLDFLKKEHRQYISLPFSWFIYSTYLSEKISSCYYITIFEHLQAHPEYSIYPIFSFYKSWSEDENRHGDFFGAIIKSQLQFSNGLIAKLICKFFLLLIFSMTYFKYKSNDKLLALLGLDAREYYVSTIQKVNNSIRKDLPVILDVEDPHFFEKLDICLLHISENKKINISNQNMFLKLLRKIPHHLTILSIMLRLLMMKSMRG, from the coding sequence ATGGAATATGTTGAAAACACACAGTTAAATACTAAGATTTTAGTGAAAGAAACTCTCATTTCCCCAGGATTCTATACAACTAATATCAGAAAACTTTCTAATGTTGATACTGTTAGCTTCCAAGAAATCTTTAATAACGCTGTCGCCAATTTAAAAAATGACTACAGCAAAGACAAGTATATACGTGACGACAGATTTAATCAGTCTTGGGATCACATTCAAGGTGAGGCGCAAGAACTCATAATTAAACTTCTAGAAATGTACTGTGCTGCTGAGTATTCAGGATTTATCCTGTACAAAGAACTATCATATCAACTCAAGGAAACAAACAGCATCCTTTCCGATGGATTTTCTCTAATGTCTCGTGATGAAGCCCGTCATGCTAGTTTCCTAAATAAAGCTCTCTTAGATTTTCATGTTAGACCTAGCTTAGATTTTCTAAAAAAAGAACATAGACAATATATTTCTCTGCCTTTTTCGTGGTTTATCTATTCTACCTATCTGTCTGAGAAAATTTCTAGCTGTTATTACATAACTATTTTCGAGCATTTACAGGCTCATCCTGAATACTCCATCTATCCTATTTTCAGCTTTTATAAATCATGGAGTGAAGATGAGAATCGACATGGAGATTTTTTTGGCGCAATTATCAAATCGCAACTACAGTTTTCTAATGGATTAATAGCAAAATTAATCTGCAAGTTCTTTTTGCTGTTGATTTTTAGTATGACATACTTCAAGTATAAGAGTAACGATAAACTGCTCGCATTACTTGGGCTAGATGCTCGTGAATACTATGTTTCTACAATACAAAAGGTCAACAACTCTATCAGAAAAGATTTGCCTGTAATTCTTGATGTTGAAGATCCACATTTTTTTGAAAAATTAGACATTTGCTTGTTGCATATTTCAGAAAACAAAAAAATTAATATATCTAATCAGAATATGTTTCTAAAATTGCTCAGAAAAATTCCACATCATCTTACAATTTTATCGATTATGTTACGTCTACTTATGATGAAATCAATGAGAGGATGA
- the eno gene encoding phosphopyruvate hydratase, producing MIDTAIEAIVAREILDSRGKPTIEAEVHLFNGVVGLAQVPSGASTGTFEAHELRDGEKNRYGGKGVLKAVQNVRDAIAPRLLNMDALNQELLDKTMISIDGSHNKANLGANAILAVSLASAKAAAESLAIPLYRYLGGPLSNLLPVPLMNVINGGAHASNNVDFQEFMIVPVGAGSFREALRWGAEVFATLAKVLDDKGLLTGVGDEGGFAPNLESNQVALELLVAAIEKAGYKPGEEVALALDVAASEFYKDGQYVYDGKPHSPSEFIDYMAQLSNQYPIVSIEDGLHEEDWQNWQALTTKIGNKVQLVGDDLFVTNATRLKKGIEEKAANAILIKLNQIGSLTETLETIDLATRNGIRSVISHRSGETEDTTIADLAVATRAGQIKTGSLCRSERVAKYNRLLRIEDELGERAVYAGTVGMGPK from the coding sequence ATGATTGATACTGCAATTGAAGCAATTGTTGCCCGCGAAATTCTTGATTCACGGGGAAAACCGACTATAGAAGCGGAAGTACATCTATTTAATGGCGTGGTAGGCTTGGCACAGGTTCCTAGCGGTGCTTCGACGGGTACATTTGAGGCACATGAACTACGAGATGGTGAAAAAAACCGTTATGGCGGTAAAGGTGTACTCAAAGCAGTGCAAAATGTGAGAGATGCGATCGCGCCTCGGCTACTAAACATGGATGCCCTTAATCAGGAACTCCTCGACAAAACCATGATTAGTATCGATGGTTCCCACAATAAAGCGAATTTGGGAGCTAATGCTATTTTAGCTGTATCCTTGGCTTCAGCAAAAGCTGCTGCTGAGTCTTTAGCTATTCCCCTCTACCGCTATTTGGGTGGACCATTATCAAATTTATTACCCGTGCCGTTAATGAACGTAATTAATGGTGGGGCACACGCCTCAAATAACGTTGATTTTCAGGAGTTTATGATTGTACCAGTGGGTGCAGGCTCCTTCCGTGAAGCTTTACGCTGGGGTGCTGAGGTATTTGCGACCTTGGCGAAAGTCCTGGATGATAAAGGCTTACTCACAGGTGTGGGTGATGAGGGTGGATTTGCCCCAAATTTGGAATCTAACCAAGTTGCTTTAGAATTACTTGTGGCTGCGATTGAAAAGGCTGGATATAAACCAGGGGAAGAGGTAGCCTTAGCTTTAGATGTTGCCGCAAGTGAGTTCTACAAAGATGGGCAATATGTCTATGATGGCAAACCCCATTCTCCTAGCGAATTTATCGACTACATGGCACAGTTAAGCAATCAGTATCCCATTGTTTCCATTGAAGATGGTTTACATGAAGAAGATTGGCAAAACTGGCAAGCATTAACTACCAAAATTGGTAATAAAGTGCAGTTGGTTGGGGATGATTTATTTGTCACCAATGCTACACGCCTCAAAAAAGGTATCGAAGAAAAAGCAGCGAATGCAATTTTGATTAAACTCAATCAAATTGGTTCCCTCACCGAAACCTTGGAAACTATCGATTTAGCTACCCGTAACGGTATCCGTTCGGTAATTAGTCACCGTTCCGGAGAAACAGAAGATACAACCATTGCGGATTTGGCTGTTGCAACCCGTGCTGGACAGATTAAAACTGGTTCATTATGTCGTAGTGAACGGGTAGCAAAATATAATCGTTTGCTACGGATTGAGGATGAATTAGGAGAACGAGCAGTTTACGCTGGAACCGTAGGTATGGGACCAAAGTAA
- a CDS encoding 4Fe-4S single cluster domain-containing protein: MTQPKNHPYGSETEIPDGYLNIMGYVDASEVNGPGSRAVVWVQGCLRECPGCFNLESWSFAPNQLISVDNLVEKILKDPRNQGVTFSGGEPFWQATTLGILAHKIKAAGLNVMSFSGFTLEQLQSDYAPIGAKDLLDELDILIDGAYVESLAINSPDSPVSSSNQRVHVFNPALKDQINWASDQIEVHIFQDGSRLITGYRGGLELTENESL, translated from the coding sequence ATGACTCAACCCAAAAATCACCCCTATGGTTCCGAAACAGAAATTCCAGATGGTTATCTAAATATCATGGGTTACGTAGATGCATCAGAAGTAAATGGTCCTGGTTCTCGTGCTGTGGTTTGGGTACAGGGATGTTTACGCGAATGTCCTGGTTGTTTTAATTTAGAGTCTTGGTCATTTGCCCCAAATCAACTGATCTCCGTGGATAATTTGGTAGAGAAAATCCTCAAAGACCCTCGTAATCAAGGGGTCACGTTTTCTGGAGGGGAACCATTTTGGCAAGCTACAACCCTGGGAATACTGGCACACAAAATCAAAGCTGCGGGGTTAAATGTGATGTCCTTTAGCGGTTTTACCTTAGAGCAACTTCAATCTGATTATGCACCAATTGGAGCCAAAGACCTATTAGATGAGTTAGATATTTTGATTGATGGTGCTTACGTTGAGTCTTTAGCGATTAATTCTCCGGATTCTCCTGTTTCTTCCAGTAATCAGCGAGTACATGTATTTAATCCGGCTTTAAAGGATCAAATTAATTGGGCAAGTGACCAAATTGAGGTACATATCTTTCAGGATGGCAGTCGTCTAATTACAGGTTATCGTGGTGGCTTGGAATTAACTGAGAATGAAAGCCTGTAA
- a CDS encoding ChaN family lipoprotein — MNYSYSFCKKILAISLGCCFVCAVPTYGEKVETGCVTQFTSSQCVDSVAKVIPELAKADVVYLGETHDSEKDHQNQLEIIKALYQRRRKIAIALEMFQRPYQEIINQYLSGKLTETELVKQTEYEERWGFPWKLYAPILRYAKNNKIPVLALNTPSEISRKVSRNGLESLTPEERKQIPPFSEIRTDNQAYKKLITDIFNQHQTSNPGNSKAVDRFFLTQVLWDETMAETIAKYIQINPQHQIITLAGQGHIIYGYGIPSRVQRRLPEKNPIQKTLLLSEPDNNPFPEQAIADIILK, encoded by the coding sequence ATGAATTATTCCTATAGCTTCTGCAAAAAAATACTCGCTATTTCTCTGGGTTGTTGCTTCGTTTGTGCTGTGCCAACCTATGGGGAAAAAGTAGAAACTGGCTGTGTGACTCAATTTACATCTAGTCAATGTGTTGATAGTGTAGCCAAAGTCATACCAGAACTAGCCAAAGCAGATGTTGTATATCTGGGAGAAACCCACGACAGCGAAAAAGATCATCAGAACCAACTAGAGATCATCAAAGCACTATATCAGCGTCGGCGGAAAATAGCGATCGCGTTGGAGATGTTTCAGCGTCCCTACCAGGAAATCATCAATCAATACCTCAGTGGGAAACTCACAGAAACAGAACTAGTTAAACAAACCGAGTATGAAGAACGTTGGGGTTTTCCCTGGAAATTATACGCACCTATTCTTCGCTATGCCAAAAACAATAAAATTCCAGTTTTAGCCCTCAACACCCCCAGCGAAATTAGCCGCAAAGTCTCCCGCAACGGCTTAGAAAGTCTCACCCCTGAAGAACGAAAACAAATACCCCCCTTCAGTGAAATCCGCACCGATAACCAAGCATACAAAAAGTTAATTACCGATATCTTTAATCAGCATCAAACCAGCAACCCAGGGAACAGCAAAGCCGTCGATAGATTCTTCCTCACCCAAGTCCTCTGGGATGAAACTATGGCAGAAACCATCGCCAAATACATCCAAATTAACCCCCAACACCAAATCATCACCCTAGCCGGACAGGGGCATATTATTTATGGTTACGGCATCCCTAGCCGCGTTCAACGACGACTCCCAGAGAAAAACCCCATTCAAAAGACTTTGCTTCTGAGTGAACCAGATAATAACCCTTTCCCAGAGCAAGCGATCGCTGATATTATCCTCAAATAA
- a CDS encoding Uma2 family endonuclease, protein MVANPQFSYMSPQEYLEWEKTQELRHEYIDGEVFAMTGGTKPHNRIAGNLFTKLDDFLAEKGCEVYISDVKVQVSESGPYHYPDVVVTCDQRDKESIDVVQYPCLIVEVLSPSTAAFDRGKKFTCYRQSSTLKEYVLIESDEIAVECFRRNEQGLWVLHTYSEEDNLDLESVGISIAVKKLYRQVRFDVEEKN, encoded by the coding sequence ATGGTTGCTAATCCTCAATTTTCATATATGAGTCCCCAAGAATACCTAGAATGGGAAAAAACTCAAGAACTCCGCCATGAATACATCGACGGAGAAGTATTTGCAATGACAGGGGGAACAAAACCCCATAACCGCATTGCAGGTAACTTGTTTACTAAGTTAGATGATTTTTTAGCTGAAAAGGGCTGTGAAGTATATATTTCTGACGTAAAAGTCCAAGTATCGGAATCAGGACCTTATCATTATCCAGATGTAGTGGTAACTTGTGACCAAAGAGATAAAGAATCAATTGATGTGGTGCAATATCCTTGTTTAATTGTAGAGGTGCTTTCTCCATCCACCGCAGCTTTTGATCGAGGGAAAAAATTTACCTGCTACCGTCAATCCAGCACTTTAAAAGAATATGTTTTAATTGAATCAGATGAAATTGCTGTGGAATGTTTCCGTCGTAATGAGCAAGGTTTATGGGTTTTACATACCTACTCAGAAGAGGATAATTTAGATTTGGAAAGTGTGGGAATTTCGATTGCCGTGAAAAAGTTATATCGACAAGTTCGGTTTGATGTGGAAGAGAAAAATTAA
- a CDS encoding ATP-binding protein produces MDIINNIKNLAEIVVIDDTPANLHLLTNLLKQNGYLVRPFPSGQLGLTGIEHAIPALILLDIQMPNMNGYEVCQHLKTHEKTCDIPVIFISALDETIDKVKAFTVGGVDYITKPFQAEEVLARIATHLDLNRLQKLLKQENYLQAQQLAEQNRQLQEMNRSLEKTNEELIQSTRLKDEFLATMSHELRTPLNAILGMTEALQDEIFGDINEKQLQALATVERSGNHLLELINDILDVSKILSGQIELNYTNTAIIPLCQQSLEFIQPQAARKSIQLKSKFSVDLPDFRIDERRIRQVLINLLNNAVKFTPEGGAITLEAIYPIKIKQRNYLQIFVKDTGIGIASEDIQRIFEPFIQLDSNLNRKFEGTGLGLTLVRRIVELHGGEVSLTSELGVGSCFAILVSECNNFY; encoded by the coding sequence ATGGATATTATTAATAACATCAAAAACCTGGCTGAAATTGTTGTCATTGACGATACACCCGCCAACCTACATTTACTAACTAATCTGTTAAAACAAAATGGCTATCTAGTGCGACCTTTTCCTAGTGGTCAGTTAGGATTAACAGGAATTGAACACGCTATCCCTGCTTTAATTCTGCTCGATATTCAAATGCCGAATATGAACGGATATGAAGTTTGCCAACACCTAAAAACACATGAAAAAACCTGCGATATTCCAGTTATATTTATCAGTGCTTTAGATGAAACAATAGATAAGGTAAAAGCTTTTACTGTAGGTGGAGTAGACTATATAACCAAACCCTTTCAAGCAGAAGAAGTTTTAGCTCGGATTGCAACTCATTTAGACCTCAATCGCTTACAAAAACTATTAAAACAAGAAAATTATCTGCAAGCGCAACAATTAGCAGAACAAAATCGCCAACTTCAGGAAATGAATCGGTCATTAGAAAAAACTAATGAAGAACTAATTCAAAGTACCCGTCTTAAGGATGAATTCCTCGCTACCATGAGTCACGAATTGCGTACTCCCCTGAATGCAATTTTAGGGATGACGGAAGCATTACAGGATGAAATTTTTGGAGACATTAACGAAAAACAACTTCAAGCCCTGGCTACAGTCGAACGTAGTGGAAACCATCTACTCGAATTAATTAACGATATTCTTGATGTCTCTAAAATTTTATCAGGACAGATTGAATTAAACTACACCAACACCGCAATTATACCCCTATGTCAACAAAGTCTCGAATTTATTCAACCTCAAGCTGCCAGAAAATCAATTCAGCTAAAAAGTAAATTTTCTGTAGATTTGCCAGATTTCCGCATTGATGAACGACGAATTCGTCAAGTATTAATTAATCTACTGAATAATGCAGTAAAATTTACCCCAGAAGGAGGAGCTATTACTTTAGAAGCTATTTATCCAATCAAAATCAAGCAACGAAATTATCTACAAATCTTTGTCAAAGATACAGGAATTGGTATCGCTTCTGAAGATATTCAAAGAATATTTGAGCCTTTCATCCAACTCGATAGTAATCTCAATCGCAAGTTTGAAGGTACGGGGTTAGGGCTAACTTTAGTTAGACGCATTGTAGAACTGCATGGGGGAGAAGTTAGCTTAACCAGCGAGTTAGGGGTAGGTAGTTGTTTTGCGATCCTAGTAAGTGAATGTAATAATTTTTATTAA
- a CDS encoding ATP-binding protein, with protein MLRWNLSTKVVVAYSGLIALMAGVLTTTLYWQFRTAHQQAMRDRLLDLLSLTAPQVDSDYHSLTLATKDVDRPFYKINLQKLQTVQESSNGVNHIYTLRPQNNGQFKIVLNYAPKSTPLIGQSLATVTPILSTEGFTLSQSKVENSLLKNADNQPVLYGYAPIKDQFGRLEGILAIELDASSIVQTEIIGSAIALGIFLVILGFTVVIVRWLARSLIVNRTLRINHAAKKIAAGEWHQSLSTDSEDELGELAKSFNYMAQQLQNSFQKLEEYSQTLEQKVKERTAELEQAKLIADAANQAKSTFIANMSHELRSPLNAILGFAQIMTRSQALGKENQENVGIIYRSGEHLLTLINNVLDLSKIEAGKTTLNPKNFDLHRLLDDIHDMFQIKAEEKNLQLIMEYEPDVPQYIRTDEVKLRQVLINLINNGLKFTQSGGVSIRVGHQKNTLANEDADTINFEVEDSGAGIAPEELGELFEAFSQTTTGKQAQEGTGLGLPISRQFVSLMGGDIQVKSQVEKGTTFFFDIQVTRVNANEIDTRKPTHRVIALAPNQPTYRLLIVDDKPLNRQLLIKLLSPLGFQLQEASNGQEAINIWETWEPHLIWMDMRMTVMDGYEATQRIKNTTKGQATAVIAVTASVLEEEKAVVLSAGCDDFLRKPFREEEIFQVMHKHLGVNFIYEDLTVIQTTETTTKEILTVEAIAQLPTKLLEQLQEAIITSNLDLIAQVLEQVAIYNAPLSKAIGTCLYNFEYEKILHLIA; from the coding sequence ATGTTACGCTGGAATCTCAGTACTAAAGTTGTTGTAGCTTATTCAGGCTTAATTGCCCTCATGGCTGGGGTATTAACTACGACTCTTTACTGGCAATTTCGTACAGCCCATCAGCAAGCAATGCGCGATCGCCTTTTGGATTTGTTGAGTTTAACAGCACCACAGGTTGACAGCGACTACCACTCTTTGACCTTGGCTACTAAGGATGTAGATAGACCCTTCTACAAAATCAACTTGCAAAAACTCCAAACCGTACAAGAGAGTAGTAACGGAGTTAATCATATTTATACATTGCGTCCCCAAAATAATGGTCAATTTAAAATTGTCTTAAATTATGCTCCCAAATCAACACCCTTGATAGGTCAATCTTTGGCAACTGTTACTCCAATTCTCTCCACAGAAGGCTTTACCCTATCTCAATCCAAAGTCGAGAATAGTTTGCTGAAAAATGCAGATAACCAACCAGTTTTATATGGATATGCCCCTATTAAAGACCAATTCGGACGATTAGAAGGAATTTTGGCGATTGAATTAGATGCTAGTTCCATCGTGCAAACAGAAATCATCGGTAGCGCGATCGCTTTGGGAATTTTCCTAGTGATTTTAGGATTCACAGTAGTCATCGTGCGTTGGTTAGCGCGATCGCTAATTGTCAACAGAACCCTCCGCATTAATCATGCAGCGAAAAAAATTGCGGCTGGAGAATGGCATCAATCTTTATCAACTGATAGTGAGGATGAATTGGGTGAATTAGCCAAGTCTTTTAATTATATGGCTCAACAACTGCAAAATTCATTCCAAAAACTGGAAGAATACTCCCAAACTCTTGAACAAAAAGTTAAGGAACGTACCGCAGAATTAGAACAAGCAAAATTAATCGCAGATGCAGCAAACCAAGCTAAAAGTACTTTCATTGCTAACATGAGCCATGAATTACGCTCTCCTCTCAATGCTATTCTCGGTTTTGCTCAAATTATGACTCGCTCTCAAGCCCTGGGGAAGGAAAATCAAGAAAATGTCGGTATTATTTATCGTAGTGGTGAACATCTTTTAACTTTAATTAATAATGTTCTCGACCTATCAAAAATTGAAGCAGGAAAAACTACCCTGAACCCTAAAAACTTTGACCTCCACCGGTTGCTAGATGATATTCATGATATGTTCCAAATCAAAGCTGAAGAAAAAAATCTCCAGTTAATCATGGAATATGAACCCGATGTACCTCAATATATCAGAACTGATGAAGTCAAATTGCGTCAAGTGCTGATTAATTTGATTAACAATGGGCTGAAATTTACTCAGAGTGGTGGTGTTTCCATTAGAGTTGGTCATCAAAAAAATACACTTGCAAATGAAGATGCTGACACTATAAATTTTGAAGTCGAGGATTCAGGAGCTGGGATTGCTCCAGAAGAATTAGGGGAACTTTTTGAAGCTTTTAGTCAAACCACAACTGGAAAACAAGCCCAAGAAGGTACGGGTTTGGGATTACCGATTAGTAGGCAGTTTGTTTCTCTTATGGGAGGAGATATTCAAGTTAAAAGCCAAGTAGAAAAAGGCACAACATTTTTCTTTGATATTCAAGTTACGAGAGTTAATGCCAACGAGATTGATACCAGAAAACCGACTCATCGCGTGATTGCTTTAGCTCCAAATCAACCAACCTATCGTCTGCTGATAGTTGACGATAAACCCTTGAATCGTCAGTTACTAATTAAACTGCTTTCTCCTCTGGGATTTCAACTCCAGGAAGCAAGTAATGGACAAGAAGCAATTAATATTTGGGAAACCTGGGAACCCCATCTAATTTGGATGGATATGCGAATGACTGTCATGGATGGTTATGAAGCCACTCAAAGGATTAAAAATACCACAAAAGGTCAAGCAACCGCAGTTATAGCGGTCACAGCTAGCGTATTAGAAGAAGAAAAAGCTGTAGTACTTTCTGCTGGATGTGATGATTTTTTGAGAAAACCTTTCCGAGAGGAAGAAATTTTTCAGGTAATGCATAAACACCTTGGTGTGAATTTTATTTACGAAGACTTGACAGTAATTCAAACTACAGAAACAACAACCAAAGAGATTTTAACCGTAGAAGCGATCGCTCAACTGCCAACCAAACTTTTAGAACAACTCCAAGAGGCAATCATTACTTCTAATCTTGATTTAATTGCTCAGGTTCTTGAACAAGTTGCAATCTACAATGCACCGCTATCTAAAGCGATAGGAACTTGTTTGTACAACTTTGAATATGAAAAAATTTTACATCTAATTGCCTAG